In one Nomascus leucogenys isolate Asia chromosome 13, Asia_NLE_v1, whole genome shotgun sequence genomic region, the following are encoded:
- the CDK5 gene encoding cyclin-dependent-like kinase 5 isoform X2, giving the protein MQKYEKLEKIGEGTYGTVFKAKNRETHEIVALKRVRLDDDDEGVPSSALREICLLKELKHKNIVRLHDVLHSDKKLTLVFEFCDQDLKKYFDSCNGDLDPEIVKSFLFQLLKGLGFCHSRNVLHRDLKPQNLLINRVVTLWYRPPDVLFGAKLYSTSIDMWSAGCIFAELANAGRPLFPGNDVDDQLKRIFRLLGTPTEEQWPSMTKLPDYKPYPMYPATTSLVNVVPKLNATGRDLLQNLLKCNPVQRISAEEALQHPYFSDFCPP; this is encoded by the exons ATGCAGAAATACGAGAAACTGGAAAAGATTGGGGAAG GCACCTACGGAACAGTGTTCAAGGCCAAAAACCGGGAGACTCATGAGATCGTGGCTCTGAAACGGGTGAGGCTGGATGACGATGATGAG GGTGTGCCGAGTTCTGCCCTCCGGGAGATCTGCCTACTCAAGGAGCTGAAGCACAAGAACATCGTCAG GCTTCATGACGTCCTGCACAGCGACAAGAAGCTGACTTTGGTTTTTGAATTCTGTGACCAG GACCTGAAGAAGTATTTTGACAGCTGCAATGGTGACCTCGATCCTGAGATTGTAAAG tcaTTCCTCTTCCAGCTACTAAAAGGCCTGGGATTCTGTCATAGCCGAAATGTGCTACACAGGGACCTGAAGCCCCAGAACCTGCTAATAAACAGG GTGGTCACACTGTGGTACCGCCCACCGGATGTCCTCTTTGGGGCCAAGCTGTACTCCACTTCCATCGACATGTGGTCAGCCGGCTGCATCTTTGCAG AGCTGGCCAATGCTGGGCGGCCTCTTTTTCCTGGCAATGATGTCGATGACCAGTTGAAGAGGATCTTCCG GCTGCTGGGGACGCCCACCGAAGAGCAGTGGCCCTCTATGACCAAGCTGCCAGACTATAAG CCCTACCCGATGTACCCAGCCACAACATCCCTGGTGAACGTTGTGCCCAAACTCAATGCCACAGGGAGGGACCTGCTGCAG AACCTTCTGAAGTGTAACCCTGTCCAGCGTATCTCAGCAGAAGAGGCCCTGCAGCACCCCTACTTCTCCGACTTCTGTCCGCCCTAG
- the CDK5 gene encoding cyclin-dependent-like kinase 5 isoform X1 produces the protein MQKYEKLEKIGEGTYGTVFKAKNRETHEIVALKRVRLDDDDEGVPSSALREICLLKELKHKNIVRLHDVLHSDKKLTLVFEFCDQDLKKYFDSCNGDLDPEIVKSFLFQLLKGLGFCHSRNVLHRDLKPQNLLINRNGELKLADFGLARAFGIPVRCYSAEVVTLWYRPPDVLFGAKLYSTSIDMWSAGCIFAELANAGRPLFPGNDVDDQLKRIFRLLGTPTEEQWPSMTKLPDYKPYPMYPATTSLVNVVPKLNATGRDLLQNLLKCNPVQRISAEEALQHPYFSDFCPP, from the exons ATGCAGAAATACGAGAAACTGGAAAAGATTGGGGAAG GCACCTACGGAACAGTGTTCAAGGCCAAAAACCGGGAGACTCATGAGATCGTGGCTCTGAAACGGGTGAGGCTGGATGACGATGATGAG GGTGTGCCGAGTTCTGCCCTCCGGGAGATCTGCCTACTCAAGGAGCTGAAGCACAAGAACATCGTCAG GCTTCATGACGTCCTGCACAGCGACAAGAAGCTGACTTTGGTTTTTGAATTCTGTGACCAG GACCTGAAGAAGTATTTTGACAGCTGCAATGGTGACCTCGATCCTGAGATTGTAAAG tcaTTCCTCTTCCAGCTACTAAAAGGCCTGGGATTCTGTCATAGCCGAAATGTGCTACACAGGGACCTGAAGCCCCAGAACCTGCTAATAAACAGG AATGGGGAGCTGAAATTGGCTGATTTCGGCCTGGCTCGAGCCTTTGGGATTCCCGTCCGCTGTTACTCAGCTGAG GTGGTCACACTGTGGTACCGCCCACCGGATGTCCTCTTTGGGGCCAAGCTGTACTCCACTTCCATCGACATGTGGTCAGCCGGCTGCATCTTTGCAG AGCTGGCCAATGCTGGGCGGCCTCTTTTTCCTGGCAATGATGTCGATGACCAGTTGAAGAGGATCTTCCG GCTGCTGGGGACGCCCACCGAAGAGCAGTGGCCCTCTATGACCAAGCTGCCAGACTATAAG CCCTACCCGATGTACCCAGCCACAACATCCCTGGTGAACGTTGTGCCCAAACTCAATGCCACAGGGAGGGACCTGCTGCAG AACCTTCTGAAGTGTAACCCTGTCCAGCGTATCTCAGCAGAAGAGGCCCTGCAGCACCCCTACTTCTCCGACTTCTGTCCGCCCTAG